The Arachis ipaensis cultivar K30076 chromosome B07, Araip1.1, whole genome shotgun sequence genomic interval ATGGCTTCGAGCCAATCGAGGCGATCTCGGAGCTTGGAGATGTCGGGAAAGTAGTCGCGTTCGATGATCTTCTCGAGGGCTTCAACGTACGTATCTTCATCGAGTACTGTGGGGTTCTTGGGAGGGAGTCTGGGTGCGATTGCTGCAGAAGATGACGAAGTTGAagtgttagggttagggttttgcaGAGAGGGAGAAGGGGATGGGGAAGAGAGGTGGAGGGGCGAGTGGCCTGGTGATTGAAGCATGTTTTCTTAATTGCGTGAAGAGATGAAGAAGAGGGAACaatggaaattgaaattgatgaAAGGAAAGGTGAAATTAAAATCCTCAATCCAGATCAGGAGCTAGGAAAATTGATTTGTAGGAGTTTTCCAGGAACTAGAAGAAAAACACAACGCGGATTTTCAGATTTTGAACACGTTATAATAGATNNNNNNNNNNNNNNNNNNNNNNNNNNNNNNNNNNNNNNNNNNNNNNNNNNNNNNNNNNNNNNNNNNNNNNNNNNNNNNNNNNNNNNNNNNNNNNNNNNNNNNNNNNNNNNNNNNNNNNNNNNNNNNNNNNNNNNNNNNNNNNNNNNNNNNNNNNNNNNNNNNNNNNNNNNNNNNNNNNAAAAATTAtttcatatataattttaaagcttttttttttggtcagggATCCAGGCCAAAAAGGCCCAGACCCAAAAACAGAAGCCCAGCCCAACAAAAAATCAACCCTGCACATAACAATTAGGGAAGAATTGGAGAAGCTTTTTGGCAAGAAAGAGGCCCAGACTAATCAACATGGAAATATGGCAATCAATAAGCACTTAGAGATGGAGACACGAATCGTTAAGCATGGCTCAGGTCAGTTGTGGAGCTACagggaaaaacaaaaaatgaagaGAGTCATTACTGCAGCTGGTAGAACCATGATTCAACTCATGGAGAATGGGGAGGAATATTACGTCGAACTAGCTTAGGAGAAGCAAGACATGGATGAGGAGCTTGCTGCTGTGTCAGAGCAGAGGAATGACAATCAATGTGTGTTGGAGCTGGCTTTTGATATGGGGTTAGATCtgaactcaaagaaaaagggacatATGTAGACAAGGCGGAGGATGACAAACAGCTAAGAATGGAGAAACCAGGTAAGAAGCTTAAAGATGAAGCTGGAACAGTTATGGTTGAAGAGGCGGGCCTTATCATGCCCTACCAGCAGCCATGATTGTTGTTAGCTGGAACTGTCGGGGATGGCGGCCCCTTCGACAGTATCTGAACTAAGAAATATTTGTAAATCCCTCAAGCCGTCCGTTTTGTTCTTTATGGAAACTAAAGTTAGCAATCTTACTTATGTTAGGATTAGGAGAAAGTTAGGTTTGACAATATGTTTTGTGTGAAATTTCGGGAGTTGTCCAGGAGCTGTGTCTTTTTTGGAAAAGTAATATACATATTAATGTTTATGTTTGGTGTGAAAACTTTATTAAATCTCAGATCAGCACTGCTAATGATAGAGATTGGGAAGTATTACAAACACTGTGCCATCCTCTCCTTATGACATTACCATAATCAACATGGTCTGCCCAAAAAGCCTCAAATTTAAAGCATTTAGTCATAGATTTGTTTTGTTTTAGAGCCCAAATGTCGGGAAGGCCAGAGGccgaataataaaagaaaaaatggatGCAAGTCTAAGCCCAAAAAGGTCCAAGCCCAAAAGAGTCCAAGCCCAgtagaaagtaaaaaaaaaaagcaacaacACAACTGAGTTAACACTGTTCCGActaaaaaaataagagagagtACTAAAACTGGTGAAAGGACAAGTCCTGACAGGGAAAGGAGGGAGAGAGGCATATTCTGCTATTCTCTCTCTCACTCGTGTGTGTCTGAGAAGCCAGGCTTGTGAGAGAGAAATAGAGAATAGAGAATAGAGAGAAAAAAGAGTGGACTTTTGGTTTCTTTTCTTCCCCATTTGCTTTGTTTTTTGCGGTCAAATTAAATAAGAGAACCATTCTTAGTTGCTTGGATACTTGGATtggactctctctctctctctctctctcactctcattTTTGCGCATTCAATTCAACCAACCAACCAACCAAACCAACCCATTCATCTCAGCtcctctttccttctttctttctttctttcagctCCCGTCACCACTCTCCACACACTCTGCTCTCTCCTCTCCGGGTAATGTCTCCCTCCCTCTCTTAATCTTCCTTTCAATTTCACTATTTCTTTCCTTATTCAGAACAGGATTAATTAATTACTACGCATCTAATCTAATCTAAATTACTAAAGTCTTCACTTTGCTGCCTTTTACCAAACCAGATGGAATCTTTCTTCCTTAGTTGATTCCCACCTTACAATGTTAAATTTTactgaaatcattcaaaattcatacATCAAACTTGGACCTTCATCTATTGAAATCTGGAATTCAGACTTCATAACTCCTTTTAACGCTTACAATATGTAGCAGCAGCAGCTAGCAGCTCTGCTATTTGACCTAGTTTAGAGTGATAATGATTTCAGATGTTTATAGTGAGTTTCTGTTTACTGTTTAGTGTAACACacatataataatcataagaatAATATAAATAGtaaatgataaataataatcgcCGTCTCTTCTAATCTTGTCCTTAAGGACTATCTCCTCTCCTGTTTAATGTCAATTATCGTTGATTCATCAAAAAGGGACAAAATTTCAGCTCTACCCCACTCACCCCTTTGTTTTTCAACATATCTGATACACTTGATGGGGGAAAAAGCTATCTCATTTCCCCACCATCACAGGACTATTATTATTTCTATTTAATAGTGAATCTCAATCACACAGCCAATAATTTGGTCACTCCAATAATTTTAACTCATAACATAACATTTAGCTTTTTTTGCCAAAAAGCAAAAAACACATTACAATTTAACTTGACACAGGATTCTGGGAGCATTATTATCAATGATTTTGCAGCTAGCGTGTGGTGGCGAGTGACCAAGTTTCAATAGTTTATGAAAAACAAGTTATTTATCAACCCCACTAGCATATTGTGATATATGTATCTAGAATTTTTCCTCCTTTTCCATATGATAGCTGGTTTAATAGTATTTCTTATTTCTGATACCAGTGCACCCAAATTTATGCACTTGACAATAGGCTATTGAATATTTATTTGCTAATAGATTTCAATACATTCATGGAAGCAGTGACAGTTGTTCCCATGGTTTCCTCAGAAGAAACTGCAGATCACAATGTTCCTTATGCTATACCACTGCAGAGAGCAAGTCCTCATAGTGATATTACAGAATCACAAGGGATTCATGGAGCTGAAACCTCTTCGTCCAAGCAAAAGGAAGAAACAAGTATTCCTTCTGCTGTGGCTCAAAACAAAGTGAAGGATTCTGATGTTACTGCTTCTGCATTGCAATCAGATCGACAACGAAGCACACACATTGCAGCATCAGTTGAAAAACTTGTGCAGAGCCCTGATACACCTTTCCGTGAAAAACGTCATCCATCACAATCTGGTCATGACAGTCCCTCAATAATACGTGAAAGGGTATCAAAAGATGGGTATAACTGGCGAAAATATGGCCAGAAAAATGTTAAAGGGAATGAATTTATAAGGAGCTATTACAAGTGTACGCATCCGAACTGCCAGGCAAAGAAACAGCTAGAGCAGTCAAACGATGGCCAGATCACAGATTCCATTTGCATTGGTCAGCATAATCATCCTAGGCCTCAATCCAACATCACAAAGCCTGTTGGTCCTGTTCTTCCTGTTCTTGAAGAAGGACTAGACAAGCCCCGTGTTGCCAATGTAGAAGGTGAGACTTCGATTTATTTAGTGTTTTAGTCATTAATGTCCTTCCACAAAAAggttatttataaatatatttatggcGTCACAGTTGAAGACAAATCATTGAATGAGCATGCAAGTGTACCTCAACAGATGAAGTTTTCACACTCGCTTCAGATTACAAATGTTCCTGCAGCTGATCTGATGAAAGCTGCACATTCACAACTGACCACAGCAAATGACGAGGTTCACAACAATGACTATCCTGACTCAAAACGGCAGTACGTTATTTGACCATTGTGAAAAATGCTTGGCTTGTAATATGTGTGATAGCTAACCTTTTATTTTATCTGCCGATTTGTAATAGGAGGATAGACGATAGTAATATTGAAGTCAGTGTAGCTGACAAGTCAACTTGTGCGTCTCGTGTTGTCGTTCAAACTTCAAGTGAGGTTGATTTTGTAAATGATGGGTACCGTTGGCGCAAATATGGTCAGAAACTAGTTAAAGGAAATGCAAATCCCAGGTACAAGTTAGCTTTCATGTCTATGATGTAACTGTACATCCATTTTTACCTGTGTTGTTATAGGCATTTTGAAGTTTAGTTGAATATGGTAAATGCGTTTATAGCTATGGGCCAGCCTGAAAGGTGAAAGCTCATCACAATAAATTGATTGCAGTTGCTGTCTATTTCCTTTCTTGAAAGCAACAGAATCCGGTTATGGTAGTTCGTTTAATAGCTTTTCAAATTGTGTTCTACCTGCACTTTATGCTAGAACATGTTCAATTACAATTTTTTGCCAATAATCCTATTGTTCTGAATTGCTATGTTTGTGGATTCATGGCCAAGTTAATCTAGCTGCTTCGTCTTCTCCTTTGAGTATGTTCATAATGGTTAGACTTTTCATCTTTACTACCTGTTGGCCACAAATGTTTTTAACGCTTGTTTGATTTCTGTCTCTTCGATTCTGTTTGAACTTCGGAAGTATGCATGCATTCATCCAGTAGGTTTTAATTTAATGTGTTCTCCATTTTTCTCCACTTCACCAGAAGTTATTATCGATGCTCTAGTCCCGGATGCCCTGTCAAAAAGCATGTGGAAAGGGCCTCTCATGATTCAAAAGTTGTAATAACTACCTATGAGGGACAACATGATCATGAAATCCCGCCTGGAAGGACTGTCACTCATAATGCAGCTACAAATGCTCAAACAACAACCATTAATGGCAAGCCAGGAACCAATTCTGTATCAAATCCTGTTTCTACAGATACAAGAGGAAGCAGATCAAAtgagaaagtaaatggcaactCAATTACTAAATCAGAGGCTGGTAAGAGTCCTGAAAGTAAATTAAATgggcaacaacaacaaaaaaatgaaaatgcAGTTGCCAAACAGGATTATGTTGGTGCTAACATCACATGCCAATCAAATTCTGAAGATCCATGTCGATCAAAATCAAACGAACAGCCGAAAGATGACGTAGAAACTAAATCAGAAGGAAAGAACGGATCCCCTAATGTGGTTGTTGTTCATGATACTCCTGGTCAAGAAGGTCAACTCAAGAAGCAATCAGCATCTGATGCAGAAGCTGTCTAGAGCTAAATTTGCAGTGTTATTTTTGCAGCTAGTGACTGAAGCGAGTAGGCAATGACATAGGTTACACACAAATATTTATGGGAATATGTTTCCTATTTCTACTCTAACTTCTCCTTTCATATTTGGGTATTTGCAGACTGACTAAATATGCAAATAATGATTCTTACCGGATTAGATATCAATTATCATCACTTGTATACTATTTTGTTAGTAAAATAAGGAAACTGTACATTTTCATATACATGTATAAAACGTTCTATGCTTGTAATATACTCCTCAGAAGTAATTCTTGTTTTGTGCTTTCTTATTGCCCTTTCTTTCTTAATGTAAGTAGTGGTTTGTACAATGACTTGCAGAATTGTGGCCTTTGGATAAAACAATGATTCTGTGCTGCTTCTCTTATGTATTGTTCAAGTACATGATAAACCACATTGTTCATATTAATAGAGGAAAATAAATAATCATTGGAAGTGGTATAGAattgtttataaaaaatttatcatGCGCACACTAAAAATCAGTTATCAAATTAATCACTACATATTTTAGTATATTCACATATTTTGTTTGatatatttttaatgtgtatttatactccaatatatattttatacagcGACTAATTTAATAACTGGTTTTTGGTTTTTGGTTTAATTGGAACAACATTCATGCTAGCTTTTTTTAACAGTGTCATATATGCATCTTCCGAATTCTGTCACTAGTATTCTTTTGTCAAAGTCAACCGAAACAAGTCAAGTTCCAGCTAGTCAACTTGTTCCATCACTAGAAGTAACATCAGTACAACCCCTTAAGTACGCACACCAATTGTAATTCTATCTTATGAACAACAGGAACATAAAAAGTTAATCAGATTTCAAGTAAATCATTGTTGTGATGGGAGATAAGGAGAATAGAAAAGATTATGAAAAGGAAGATCAATATTGCTGATAAGAAAATGCTATAGCAACATTTCTTGTTAAAATTCTTGAACAAAGAAAGTGCAGATTCAGATTGGATTCAAGTATACCCTTTTCCCATTTAGCTTCTACAACCTAATGGAACTAGAATAAGAACAGaataagaacaagaacaagaacaaggagGTTCTGCTTTGTCCTCCCCCAACACACAATTCCCAGTTCTCATTTCCATGCACAAGAGGCAACCAAATCTCTATTCATCCAACCAAGATACAATGCTCCATCTCTCTCTTCAAGCCTATATCTATCACTGTAGTTATCAAGCAGTTTCTTGATGGTACCATTCACCAATGAACTCAAAGGGTAAGGACTGAAACCAGCCATTGCAAACCTTGACCTCCATTTCCCAAGCACTTCATGTCTTTCCACTCTCTCAACCCCTTCACATGCTATGATGTTAACCAAATCCCTTGCCAAGCAATGCTGCTCCACATTGATCCTCTCTTTATGTTCCCTCGGAAGAGTCACGTCTATCGACTCGAACATGGCTGTGTAGTAGTCCATAGTTTCGAGGAAACGTGGAAAGAATGCAGCTGTGTTGGTGTTGGATTCCTGCTCCACCAATGTCACCACTTTCGGGGATAGGCTCTTGACCAGCCTCAAGAGCCTATCCCTATGATTCAGGGTGCTGACACTTTCATCTGGCATGTGATGTAGCATGAATGCAAAATTCACAGCTAATGCCTCGCCCGGTCGAACACCAAGATTATGCAGCTGAACATCACAACCAGATATAGCTGCAGCATGAAATTCAAATGGCACTTTAAAATGCTCTGCAAGCTTGGACAACCTCTTTCCCACAATGTGCAGCCCACCACCGCGCGCATAAGCCGATGTTGAATCATCAATACCTGTAATTCGGATGTGTGGTGGTCCTCCAGGCCTAGCTGCAAAAGCTTGAATCAAAGTGATCCACTGGCTCCCTTgagaaatttgaaaatcaattatgTGAACTCTGTCTTCATCCTTCATAGCTTCTGCGATTGCTCCATTCGCAGACATGTATCCGAATTTGAAGTAGGGGCAAACCTCATAGAGTATGTGCATATAGGAGAGGAGCTCAGCACTTTCTGGTTCCTTGCATCTCAAGGCTCTGTAGATTGAACTCCCGGAGGAAGACAGCCGTGCAACTAGGCCTTCCAACATGTATGCTCCCAACCTTTGAATCGGTTCGCCAGATACAGACACCATCTGCCTCAGTTCATCCATCAACCTTTGTGCCATTAGCAGATCATTCTCTGCAATTGCTTTCGCACACACGACGAGTACATGCTTTAAGTTCTTGCAAGAAATTGCCACCATTGTTTGTCTCCAGCTGTCCATCTCGGATGACATGAAATCAGTTGCATCCTTGAATGAACTGTCATAACTATCAAGATTATCACAATCAGGACCAAACATCACACTCTCCAACTCTCTCAGCTTGTGCTTGAAGGTACTTAAATCGTCAGTTATGCACGAACCACTCATAGGAGATCCATAGTTATTGTCAGGTGGATATGACTGAGATTGAGAATCTTGAAGAGAAACCGGGCTACCATTTGGTGAGAAACTAACAGTTGAAGGAGAATTGTAAACATTAAAACTGCCGGTTGCAGATGATGACTCCAATGTGCAGTAAATTTCAGAAGAACTTTGATTAGAGAATCTGCTTCCAATACCATGGCCTCCATCATTGTAATACTGATGATGATTCAGAGCTTGATATTGCGGCATGCAGTATGCCTCAACCTGCTGCATTGGTTGATAGTACATACTTGAACTTCTATGATGCTCTGATGCCTGCATTCCAGAATTGATAACAGACTAGCTTCAGTTTGCCACTTCTAGAAGGTTATACTTCGAGAGTAATCGAATTTCCTTTCGCAGAATCAATTGTATTTAGTCCTGGAATTGATTAAGGATAAGTCTTCCAAGAGGAGGTAAACCACATAATTTACATAACCTGTTGTCTGCATTGAACAAGCAGAACAATTCACAGCATC includes:
- the LOC107609223 gene encoding scarecrow-like transcription factor PAT1, translating into MQASEHHRSSSMYYQPMQQVEAYCMPQYQALNHHQYYNDGGHGIGSRFSNQSSSEIYCTLESSSATGSFNVYNSPSTVSFSPNGSPVSLQDSQSQSYPPDNNYGSPMSGSCITDDLSTFKHKLRELESVMFGPDCDNLDSYDSSFKDATDFMSSEMDSWRQTMVAISCKNLKHVLVVCAKAIAENDLLMAQRLMDELRQMVSVSGEPIQRLGAYMLEGLVARLSSSGSSIYRALRCKEPESAELLSYMHILYEVCPYFKFGYMSANGAIAEAMKDEDRVHIIDFQISQGSQWITLIQAFAARPGGPPHIRITGIDDSTSAYARGGGLHIVGKRLSKLAEHFKVPFEFHAAAISGCDVQLHNLGVRPGEALAVNFAFMLHHMPDESVSTLNHRDRLLRLVKSLSPKVVTLVEQESNTNTAAFFPRFLETMDYYTAMFESIDVTLPREHKERINVEQHCLARDLVNIIACEGVERVERHEVLGKWRSRFAMAGFSPYPLSSLVNGTIKKLLDNYSDRYRLEERDGALYLGWMNRDLVASCAWK
- the LOC107609293 gene encoding WRKY transcription factor 1 isoform X3, with the translated sequence MVSSEETADHNVPYAIPLQRASPHSDITESQGIHGAETSSSKQKEETSIPSAVAQNKVKDSDVTASALQSDRQRSTHIAASVEKLVQSPDTPFREKRHPSQSGHDSPSIIRERVSKDGYNWRKYGQKNVKGNEFIRSYYKCTHPNCQAKKQLEQSNDGQITDSICIGQHNHPRPQSNITKPVGPVLPVLEEGLDKPRVANVEVEDKSLNEHASVPQQMKFSHSLQITNVPAADLMKAAHSQLTTANDEVHNNDYPDSKRQRIDDSNIEVSVADKSTCASRVVVQTSSEVDFVNDGYRWRKYGQKLVKGNANPRSYYRCSSPGCPVKKHVERASHDSKVVITTYEGQHDHEIPPGRTVTHNAATNAQTTTINGKPGTNSVSNPVSTDTRGSRSNEKVNGNSITKSEAGKSPESKLNGQQQQKNENAVAKQDYVGANITCQSNSEDPCRSKSNEQPKDDVETKSEGKNGSPNVVVVHDTPGQEGQLKKQSASDAEAV
- the LOC107609293 gene encoding WRKY transcription factor 1 isoform X1, whose amino-acid sequence is MEKPVTVVPMVSSEETADHNVPYAIPLQRASPHSDITESQGIHGAETSSSKQKEETSIPSAVAQNKVKDSDVTASALQSDRQRSTHIAASVEKLVQSPDTPFREKRHPSQSGHDSPSIIRERVSKDGYNWRKYGQKNVKGNEFIRSYYKCTHPNCQAKKQLEQSNDGQITDSICIGQHNHPRPQSNITKPVGPVLPVLEEGLDKPRVANVEVEDKSLNEHASVPQQMKFSHSLQITNVPAADLMKAAHSQLTTANDEVHNNDYPDSKRQRIDDSNIEVSVADKSTCASRVVVQTSSEVDFVNDGYRWRKYGQKLVKGNANPRSYYRCSSPGCPVKKHVERASHDSKVVITTYEGQHDHEIPPGRTVTHNAATNAQTTTINGKPGTNSVSNPVSTDTRGSRSNEKVNGNSITKSEAGKSPESKLNGQQQQKNENAVAKQDYVGANITCQSNSEDPCRSKSNEQPKDDVETKSEGKNGSPNVVVVHDTPGQEGQLKKQSASDAEAV
- the LOC107609293 gene encoding WRKY transcription factor 1 isoform X2; this translates as MEAVTVVPMVSSEETADHNVPYAIPLQRASPHSDITESQGIHGAETSSSKQKEETSIPSAVAQNKVKDSDVTASALQSDRQRSTHIAASVEKLVQSPDTPFREKRHPSQSGHDSPSIIRERVSKDGYNWRKYGQKNVKGNEFIRSYYKCTHPNCQAKKQLEQSNDGQITDSICIGQHNHPRPQSNITKPVGPVLPVLEEGLDKPRVANVEVEDKSLNEHASVPQQMKFSHSLQITNVPAADLMKAAHSQLTTANDEVHNNDYPDSKRQRIDDSNIEVSVADKSTCASRVVVQTSSEVDFVNDGYRWRKYGQKLVKGNANPRSYYRCSSPGCPVKKHVERASHDSKVVITTYEGQHDHEIPPGRTVTHNAATNAQTTTINGKPGTNSVSNPVSTDTRGSRSNEKVNGNSITKSEAGKSPESKLNGQQQQKNENAVAKQDYVGANITCQSNSEDPCRSKSNEQPKDDVETKSEGKNGSPNVVVVHDTPGQEGQLKKQSASDAEAV